In Rhinatrema bivittatum chromosome 1, aRhiBiv1.1, whole genome shotgun sequence, a single genomic region encodes these proteins:
- the LOC115084478 gene encoding toll-like receptor 1, whose amino-acid sequence MRDNRYQPLTSSLSLYLLYTKKMGGPVIHIFILFCAVGFTFCSNPQLFAENELIANYSHRNLPSVPKSLPSLTAVLDLSYNEISVLLNSDFNSLSKLKVLNVSNNKISWLDTGVLKFNKDLEYLDLSNNSLWNISGTFTEGLRHLDLSFNSFKTLSVCKEFGNMLQLEFLGLSAEKIQKLDFKEVATLQLHTVILTITDRLDYEQGSLQMLKTEKLHIVFPMKEVDPQFVMYDAFKTSEILELTNIFYSWSYEDFWSSFSYVVNHNSSVHSLTLNNVGLPWTTLVVVVQAVWHSSIEYFTMSEVNLLPWITRVPFDYSNTLMKAFTIEHVHVKVFEFDQNVVYFLFSEMMIPSMTIKDANMVHMLCPTKPSLFTYLDFSNNELTDDIFEGCGTLVLLETLILQQNKLYKLSKASAMTAQMKSLRNLDISQNTLQYEDGEDCYWSESIITLNLSSADVDESVFKCIPVNVKTLDLHNNQISTVPVRIAKLKALEELNLASNRLIDLPDCSLFPSLAILYVDLNSIQTPSSDFLQNCKNVSAINAGNNPFQCDCNLRDFIYREKQSAEDIAGWPDSYRCEYPDDVKGTLLKDFHLAEISCNTVILLVVVFIVILVVVISVLSLCKVLDLPWYLKMMWQWTKTKHRINTVHRNPPEIHKNLVYHAFISYSQQDSIWVKSYLIPNLEKGDGSVQICQHERNFVPGRSIIENIINCIEKSYKSIFVLSPNFIQSEWCHYELYFAHHRLFTESSDNLILVLLEPIPQYLIPSKYYKLKALMAQRTYLEWPKEKRKHGLFWANLRAAINVSLSTPEETCSLNC is encoded by the coding sequence ATGAGGGATAATAGATACCAACCACTAACTTCTTCACTGAGCCTGTATCTATTGTATACAAAGAAAATGGGAGGGCCTGTTATCCATATCTTCATTTTGTTCTGTGCTGTTGGGTTCACATTTTGCAGCAATCCTCAGCTGTTTGCAGAAAATGAACTTATTGCAAACTACTCACACAGAAATTTGCCCAGTGTACCGAAGTCTCTtccttcactgacagctgtgtTGGATTTATCTTACAATGAAATATCTGTCCTGTTGAACTCTGACTTTAATTCTTTATCCAAATTAAAAGTTTTAAACGTATCTAACAATAAGATCAGTTGGCTTGACACTGGTGTTCTTAAATTCAATAAGGACTTAGAATACTTGGATTTATCCAACAACAGTTTATGGAATATATCTGGCACGTTTACTGAAGGTCTTCGGCATTTAGATCTCTCTTTCAATTCTTTCAAAACCCTGTCTGTTTGCAAAGAGTTTGGCAATATGTTACAACTGGAGTTTCTGGGTCTGAGTGCTGAAAAGATACAGAAGTTAGATTTTAAAGAAGTGGCGACCTTGCAGCTGCATACCGTTATCCTGACCATAACAGATCGTTTGGATTATGAACAAGGAAGTCTGCAAAtgttaaaaacagaaaaacttCATATTGTTTTTCCAATGAAAGAAGTGGATCCCCAGTTTGTTATGTATGAtgctttcaagacttcagaaatATTAGAACTGACCAATATTTTCTATTCATGGAGCTATGAAGATTTCTGGAGCTCTTTTTCATATGTTGTTAACCATAATTCATCTGTGCACAGTCTAACTCTTAACAATGTGGGTTTGCCTTGGACGACCCTTGTTGTCGTAGTTCAGGCTGTTTGGCACTCCTCCATTGAATATTTTACTATGTCTGAAGTCAACCTTCTGCCTTGGATTACAAGAGTCCCATTTGACTATTCAAATACTTTAATGAAAGCATTTACAATAGAACATGTGCATGTAAAGGTCTTTGAGTTTGACCAAAATGttgtgtattttcttttttctgaaaTGATGATACCAAGCATGACAATAAAGGATGCAAACATGGTGCACATGCTTTGCCCTACCAAACCAAGCCTGTTTACCTATTTAGACTTTTCAAATAATGAATTGACAGATGACATTTTTGAAGGATGTGGCACTTTAGTTCTGTTGGAAACACTTATCTTACAGCAGAATAAATTATACAAACTTTCAAAAGCAAGTGCCATGACTGCTCAGATGAAGTCTCTGAGGAATTTGGACATTAGCCAAAATACTTTGCAATATGAAGATGGAGAGGACTGTTATTGGTCTGAAAGTATAATTACACTGAACCTGTCATCAGCTGATGTAGATGAGTCTGTTTTCAAATGCATACCTGTGAATGTCAAAACACTTGATCTGCACAATAACCAAATCTCAACCGTCCCAGTTAGAATAGCTAAATTAAAAGCTTTAGAAGAACTCAACCTTGCATCTAACAGGCTAATTGATCTTCCTGACTGCAGTCTTTTCCCTAGCCTTGCAATTCTGTATGTAGACCTGAATTCAATTCAGACCCCATCTTCTGACTTCCTTCAAAACTGTAAGAATGTCAGTGCAATTAATGCAGGAAACAATCCATTTCAGTGCGATTGTAATTTAAGAGACTTCATTTATCGGGAAAAGCAGTCAGCTGAAGATATAGCTGGATGGCCAGATTCTTATAGATGTGAATATCCAGATGATGTTAAGGGAACCCTGCTAAAGGATTTCCATTTGGCTGAAATATCATGTAATACCGTTATATTGCTTGTTGTAGTCTTTATTGTAATTCTGGTTGTTGTAATCAGTGTTCTTTCTCTGTGTAAAGTTTTGGACTTACCATGGTATTTAAAAATGATGTGGCAGtggacaaaaacaaaacacaggatTAACACTGTACACAGAAATCCTCCAGAGATCCATAAGAACTTGGTCTATCATGCATTTATCTCCTATAGCCAGCAGGATTCAATTTGGGTAAAAAGTTACCTGATACCCAACTTAGAAAAAGGAGATGGATCTGTACAGATCTGTCAGCATGAGAGGAACTTTGTTCCAGGCAGAAGTATCATTGAAAATATCATTAACTGCATTGAGAAAAGCTACAAATCCATCTTTGTTTTGTCCCCCAATTTCATCCAGAGCGAGTGGTGCCATTATGAGCTTTATTTTGCCCATCACAGACTATTTACTGAAAGCTCTGACAACCTGATCCTCGTTTTGCTCGAGCCCATCCCACAGTACCTCATTCCTTCTAAATATTACAAGCTGAAAGCTCTTATGGCACAGAGAACGTATTTGGAGTGGCCAAAGGAGAAGCGCAAACATGGGCTTTTCTGGGCTAACCTCAGGGCTGCAATAAATGTAAGTCTATCAACACCTGAGGAAACGTGTAGTctgaattgttaa